A genomic segment from Dermatobacter hominis encodes:
- a CDS encoding TetR/AcrR family transcriptional regulator, whose amino-acid sequence MSERMVDGRRERGEASRRAILAAASSVIVDAGVGGLTYRAVAERAGVPLARVSYHFPTVDDLLVAATAHYMDDFDRRLADMGAVTIAQGRDLLEACTSFLEELVGPGAAEFLAVVEIRLALHRRGRVVDDRHVIGVLCSFGLDEDAAGSVLSSLFGFAVLVATTDATVTRDQIRTHVRAVLDGIDIPTAPREVAT is encoded by the coding sequence GTGTCGGAGCGGATGGTCGACGGACGTCGGGAGCGGGGCGAGGCGAGCCGCCGCGCAATCCTCGCGGCGGCCTCGTCCGTCATCGTCGACGCCGGCGTCGGCGGCCTGACGTACCGGGCCGTGGCCGAACGGGCCGGCGTGCCGCTGGCGCGCGTCAGCTACCACTTCCCGACCGTCGACGACCTCCTCGTCGCCGCCACCGCCCACTACATGGACGACTTCGATCGTCGCCTGGCCGACATGGGAGCGGTGACGATCGCGCAGGGCCGGGACCTGCTCGAGGCCTGCACGAGCTTCCTCGAGGAGCTGGTCGGGCCGGGGGCCGCCGAGTTCCTGGCCGTCGTGGAGATCCGCCTCGCGCTCCACCGGCGCGGCAGGGTCGTCGACGACCGGCACGTGATCGGCGTCCTGTGCTCGTTCGGGCTGGACGAGGACGCCGCCGGGTCGGTGCTCTCGTCGCTGTTCGGCTTCGCCGTGCTGGTCGCGACGACCGACGCCACCGTCACCCGCGACCAGATCCGCACCCACGTCCGTGCCGTGCTCGACGGCATCGACATCCCGACCGCACCGAGGGAGGTCGCCACGTGA
- a CDS encoding oxygenase MpaB family protein, which translates to MTTTESRPRAQGAPLGPGSLLWMIAGDPRGLMTGSAAGIMQLMLPGLGAGVTDHSNFFDDPYDRIFRSIPYIWRSIFSEGDEADRNGRTIRDFHPEIKGTDHHGARYHALDPEIFWWAHATFTWEFFRAWELYFPGRPSRAQQEQLYAETVTWYRRYGVSDRAVPATRDDFRERFEHICAHELELTPAVSWVLDPSTNPGPSRTPGLPGALSLLDGVVADLTSDVLRLMVFGCMPDIVRRRFDFRWSNVDRLRYASLCAALQGSGPAIRRGLLSQAWPVGTPHLDPADHRRVVVAGET; encoded by the coding sequence GTGACGACGACCGAGTCACGCCCGCGCGCCCAGGGCGCACCGCTCGGACCCGGGTCGCTCCTGTGGATGATCGCCGGCGACCCGCGAGGCCTCATGACCGGCTCCGCGGCCGGGATCATGCAGCTGATGCTGCCGGGGCTCGGGGCGGGCGTCACCGACCACTCGAACTTCTTCGACGACCCCTACGACCGCATCTTCCGGTCCATCCCGTACATCTGGCGATCGATCTTCTCCGAGGGCGACGAGGCCGACCGCAACGGCCGGACGATCCGCGACTTCCACCCCGAGATCAAGGGCACCGACCACCACGGGGCCCGGTACCACGCGCTCGATCCCGAGATCTTCTGGTGGGCGCACGCGACCTTCACGTGGGAGTTCTTCCGGGCGTGGGAGCTCTACTTCCCGGGTCGCCCGTCGCGCGCCCAGCAGGAGCAGCTCTACGCGGAGACCGTCACCTGGTACCGGCGCTACGGCGTCAGCGACCGCGCCGTGCCGGCGACGCGCGACGACTTCCGGGAGCGCTTCGAGCACATCTGCGCGCACGAGCTGGAGCTCACGCCGGCGGTCAGCTGGGTCCTCGACCCGTCGACCAACCCGGGCCCGTCGCGCACCCCCGGCCTGCCCGGCGCGTTGTCGCTGCTCGACGGCGTGGTCGCCGACCTGACCTCCGACGTCCTGCGGCTCATGGTCTTCGGCTGCATGCCCGACATCGTCCGTCGGCGCTTCGACTTCCGCTGGTCGAACGTCGACCGGCTCCGCTACGCGTCGCTGTGCGCCGCGCTGCAGGGTTCGGGCCCGGCGATCCGTCGCGGCCTGCTCTCGCAGGCCTGGCCCGTCGGGACGCCGCACCTCGACCCGGCCGACCACCGCCGGGTCGTCGTCGCCGGCGAGACCTGA
- a CDS encoding thioesterase family protein — protein sequence MAVPNILTDTTPALDDRDGSLVHSVITDAWGLHFAQGGVVMAAGLRAMAAVLGREDLGLASASATFCRPVACGPVTTHVDVLRSGRRGAQVLGSLRDATAPEGEVSVAMTAVFTDPAIPGPQLAPVPRPPELSDAPTTDGESIGNAFPLGFLDNTAWHVATGSAEPASSAPIPRLALWFRFNDPPAPAGVAWHPALLPIPGDALGSALVVALGGGDSPVGSVSLQIDIQFLAPTTGTWIGIDSTCTHVGNGLATGVVHLWSEAGAHVATATQTAMLRGLGASGTRSTSDDRP from the coding sequence ATGGCCGTGCCGAACATCCTCACCGACACCACGCCCGCCCTCGACGACCGCGACGGATCGCTCGTGCACTCGGTCATCACCGACGCCTGGGGCCTCCACTTCGCGCAGGGAGGGGTCGTCATGGCGGCGGGCCTGCGAGCCATGGCGGCGGTGCTCGGCCGGGAGGACCTGGGTCTGGCGAGCGCCAGCGCCACGTTCTGCCGCCCGGTCGCCTGCGGCCCGGTCACGACCCACGTCGACGTGCTGCGGAGCGGTCGCCGGGGCGCCCAGGTCCTCGGCTCGCTCCGCGACGCCACCGCACCCGAGGGCGAGGTCAGCGTGGCGATGACCGCCGTGTTCACCGACCCGGCCATTCCCGGGCCGCAGCTGGCACCGGTGCCACGGCCACCCGAGCTCAGCGACGCGCCGACGACCGACGGCGAGTCGATCGGCAACGCCTTCCCGCTCGGGTTCCTGGACAACACGGCGTGGCACGTCGCCACCGGCTCGGCCGAGCCGGCCAGCAGCGCACCGATCCCCCGCCTCGCGCTGTGGTTCCGGTTCAACGACCCCCCGGCCCCGGCGGGCGTCGCATGGCACCCGGCCCTGCTGCCGATCCCCGGCGACGCGCTCGGGTCCGCGCTGGTCGTGGCGCTCGGCGGCGGCGACAGCCCCGTCGGCAGCGTGTCGCTCCAGATCGACATCCAGTTCCTGGCGCCGACGACCGGCACCTGGATCGGGATCGACTCGACGTGCACGCACGTCGGCAACGGGCTCGCGACCGGCGTGGTCCACCTCTGGAGCGAGGCCGGCGCCCACGTCGCCACCGCGACCCAGACCGCGATGCTCCGGGGGCTCGGCGCCTCGGGGACGAGGTCGACGAGCGACGACCGGCCATAG
- a CDS encoding aldose epimerase family protein: protein MAERTTITLRAGATTATIAPAAGGRVAQLDLGDGSILRPKERATSWHDWGCYPLLPWSNRLPGGLLELDDGVHRLPVDHEDGSALHGLAAHAPWTVEGATPSSAQLSLRATAGPYDVVGDLTHSVRPGSLRIDLAVRNVADRPVPVGLGVHPWFHAGPVRVPAAARWPGDPLPVGPPVDVGPDDDLRSARVPPPMDRCFTRLTGTTADVPGATLRWDGPVEDVVVYTGDAGWVAVEPVTMANDGFGLARRGVPGHGTRVLAPGDRLSATFWLERPVDRPAG from the coding sequence TTGGCCGAACGCACGACGATCACCCTCCGGGCCGGCGCCACGACGGCGACGATCGCGCCGGCGGCCGGCGGCCGGGTCGCGCAGCTCGACCTCGGCGACGGGTCGATCCTCCGCCCGAAGGAGCGGGCGACGTCCTGGCACGACTGGGGCTGCTACCCGCTCCTACCCTGGTCGAACCGGCTCCCCGGCGGCCTGCTCGAGCTGGACGACGGCGTGCACCGGCTGCCGGTGGACCACGAGGACGGCAGCGCGCTCCACGGCCTGGCGGCCCACGCCCCGTGGACCGTGGAGGGCGCGACGCCGTCGAGCGCCCAGCTCTCGCTGCGGGCGACCGCCGGCCCCTACGACGTCGTCGGCGACCTCACCCACTCGGTCCGACCCGGCTCCCTCCGGATCGACCTCGCGGTCCGGAACGTGGCGGACCGGCCGGTGCCCGTCGGCCTGGGCGTGCACCCGTGGTTCCACGCCGGACCGGTCCGGGTGCCGGCCGCCGCCCGGTGGCCCGGCGACCCCCTGCCGGTCGGCCCACCGGTCGACGTCGGTCCCGATGACGATCTCCGCTCGGCGCGCGTCCCACCGCCCATGGACCGCTGCTTCACGCGGCTGACCGGGACCACGGCCGACGTCCCGGGTGCCACGCTCCGGTGGGACGGGCCGGTCGAGGACGTCGTCGTCTACACGGGCGACGCAGGGTGGGTGGCCGTCGAGCCGGTCACGATGGCCAACGACGGGTTCGGCCTGGCCCGCCGGGGCGTGCCGGGCCACGGCACGCGGGTGCTGGCGCCGGGCGACCGCCTGTCGGCCACCTTCTGGCTGGAGCGACCCGTCGACCGACCGGCGGGCTGA
- a CDS encoding arylsulfatase: MPRSNRDPFHGTVGDDWRTSTPWWPDPPRPPAGTPNVLLIVLDDVGFGQLGCYGSDVDTPVIDGLAAEGVRFANFHTTALCSPTRSCLLTGRNHHRNGLGRITDLAMGYPGYDGTIPQENGFLSEILREAGYATYAVGKWHLTPEEETHAAAPRHSWPLGRGFDRWYGFHGGETHQFVPALQHDNHPVAPPASIEDGYHLSADLADRAIGVLADLRSVDPDRPFLVYLATGACHSPHHAPADWIERYRGRFDAGWDEWRARTLRRQVEAGLLPEGTVLPERPSWVPGWDDLSDDERRVAARFMECFAAFLSYTDHQLGRVLAFLDETGDRDDTVVVVVSDNGASAEGGATGSLNDVRIRNVDPTPTSELVERIDELGGPTVHNNYPWGWTMAGNTPFRRWKREVHEGGVADPCIVSWRGGDVERGGVRRQFAHAIDVLPTILDLVGVEAPSELRRVPQSRIDGVSVADLLGPGGSDRPERHRTQHFEMLGSRAIYHDGWKAVTFKPIAPLYDDGLDWNAPFADDRWELYDVRADPTETRDLAAAEPARLAEMVDLWWREARANDVLPLDNRALHTILRPRPDGRPDQLRASYFPGSSPVPERVAIDTKNRGHRIDAHVTIADDVAPQGVLLAQGSTLGGFSFQVLDGRLRYVHNLYGRTRLTVTADRALAPGAHVLSYSYDPHGDRPGGVAVLEVDGVEVGRASLAEVTVVAFNGTGTGLTCGYEIGPAVGEGYEAPFPFDSTLHRVDVALSEVPAVNPLTELERILFEQ, encoded by the coding sequence GTGCCGAGATCGAACAGGGACCCGTTCCACGGCACGGTCGGCGACGACTGGCGGACCTCCACGCCCTGGTGGCCCGACCCGCCCCGGCCGCCCGCCGGGACGCCGAACGTGCTGCTCATCGTCCTGGACGACGTCGGGTTCGGCCAGCTCGGCTGCTACGGCTCCGACGTCGACACGCCGGTGATCGACGGGCTCGCCGCGGAGGGCGTCCGCTTCGCGAACTTCCACACCACCGCGCTGTGCTCCCCCACCCGCTCCTGCCTCCTCACCGGTCGCAACCACCACCGCAACGGTCTCGGCCGGATCACCGACCTCGCCATGGGCTACCCGGGCTACGACGGGACGATCCCGCAGGAGAACGGCTTCCTGTCCGAGATCCTCCGCGAGGCCGGTTACGCCACCTACGCCGTCGGCAAGTGGCACCTGACCCCCGAGGAGGAGACCCACGCCGCCGCGCCCCGCCACTCGTGGCCGCTCGGCCGCGGCTTCGACCGCTGGTACGGCTTCCACGGCGGCGAGACCCACCAGTTCGTCCCGGCGCTCCAGCACGACAACCACCCGGTGGCGCCGCCGGCGTCGATCGAGGACGGCTACCACCTCAGCGCCGACCTCGCCGACCGGGCGATCGGCGTCCTGGCGGACCTCCGCTCGGTCGATCCGGACCGGCCGTTCCTCGTGTACCTCGCGACCGGGGCGTGCCACTCGCCGCACCACGCGCCGGCCGACTGGATCGAGCGGTACCGGGGCCGCTTCGACGCCGGCTGGGACGAGTGGCGGGCCCGGACGCTGCGCCGCCAGGTCGAGGCCGGGCTGCTGCCCGAGGGCACCGTGCTGCCCGAGCGACCGTCGTGGGTGCCGGGCTGGGACGACCTGTCCGACGACGAACGCCGCGTGGCGGCGCGCTTCATGGAGTGCTTCGCGGCCTTCCTCTCGTACACCGACCACCAGCTCGGCCGGGTCCTGGCGTTCCTCGACGAGACCGGGGACCGGGACGACACGGTCGTCGTGGTCGTGTCGGACAACGGAGCGAGCGCGGAGGGCGGCGCCACCGGCTCGCTCAACGACGTGCGCATCCGCAACGTCGACCCCACCCCGACGTCCGAGCTCGTCGAGCGCATCGACGAGCTCGGCGGACCCACCGTGCACAACAACTACCCGTGGGGCTGGACGATGGCGGGCAACACGCCGTTCCGGCGCTGGAAGCGCGAGGTGCACGAGGGCGGCGTCGCCGATCCGTGCATCGTCAGCTGGCGCGGCGGCGACGTCGAGCGCGGCGGCGTGCGCCGCCAGTTCGCCCACGCGATCGACGTGCTGCCGACGATCCTCGACCTGGTCGGCGTCGAGGCACCGTCGGAGCTGCGCCGGGTCCCGCAGTCGCGGATCGACGGCGTCAGCGTGGCCGACCTCCTCGGCCCGGGCGGATCGGACCGGCCGGAGCGCCACCGGACGCAGCACTTCGAGATGCTCGGCAGCCGGGCGATCTACCACGACGGGTGGAAGGCCGTGACGTTCAAGCCGATCGCCCCCCTCTACGACGACGGGCTCGACTGGAACGCGCCGTTCGCCGACGACCGCTGGGAGCTCTACGACGTGCGGGCCGACCCCACCGAGACCCGCGACCTCGCCGCCGCCGAACCGGCGCGCCTCGCCGAGATGGTCGACCTGTGGTGGCGCGAGGCCCGCGCCAACGACGTGCTGCCGCTCGACAACCGGGCGCTGCACACGATCCTGCGGCCGCGGCCCGACGGGCGACCCGACCAGCTCCGGGCCAGCTACTTCCCGGGATCGTCACCCGTGCCGGAGCGCGTCGCGATCGACACGAAGAACCGGGGCCACCGCATCGACGCGCACGTGACCATCGCCGACGACGTCGCCCCGCAGGGCGTGCTGCTCGCGCAGGGCTCGACGCTCGGCGGGTTCTCGTTCCAGGTCCTCGACGGCCGGCTCCGCTACGTCCACAACCTGTACGGCCGGACGCGCCTCACGGTGACCGCCGACCGGGCGCTCGCCCCTGGCGCCCACGTGCTGTCGTACTCGTACGATCCCCACGGCGACAGGCCCGGCGGCGTGGCCGTGCTCGAGGTCGACGGCGTGGAGGTCGGCAGGGCGTCGCTCGCCGAGGTCACGGTCGTCGCGTTCAACGGCACCGGGACCGGGCTCACGTGCGGCTACGAGATCGGCCCCGCGGTCGGCGAGGGCTACGAGGCCCCGTTCCCGTTCGACTCGACGCTGCACCGTGTCGACGTGGCACTGTCCGAGGTGCCGGCGGTGAACCCCCTGACCGAGCTCGAACGGATCCTGTTCGAGCAGTGA
- a CDS encoding 5'-methylthioadenosine/S-adenosylhomocysteine nucleosidase family protein has protein sequence MAEARVAILAPMDVEVRPVVSALRVRRLDDGRAAAWGGRVGDVEVTVHMVGIGPDHAGEVTEHVVRRYSPDRLVVCGIAGGLAAGLGDLVVPAEVIDAATGERFESVPWGPLEPSGAIVTTDGIWPADRLADHAAAGVHAVDMETSAVAAVAGRHGLAWTAFRGISDLVGAGTVDEATLALTRPDGTADVRAALRHAAGAPSRVPGLVKVAVDTRRATRVATAAVVAAVGGG, from the coding sequence ATGGCCGAGGCCCGGGTGGCGATCCTGGCACCGATGGACGTCGAGGTGCGGCCCGTCGTGTCCGCGCTCCGGGTGCGGCGCCTCGACGACGGGCGCGCCGCCGCCTGGGGCGGCCGGGTGGGCGACGTCGAGGTCACGGTGCACATGGTCGGCATCGGACCCGACCACGCCGGCGAGGTCACCGAGCACGTCGTCCGCCGCTACTCCCCCGACCGCTTGGTCGTCTGCGGCATCGCCGGTGGCCTGGCAGCAGGGCTCGGCGACCTCGTCGTGCCGGCCGAGGTGATCGACGCCGCGACGGGCGAGCGGTTCGAGTCGGTCCCGTGGGGCCCGCTCGAGCCGTCGGGCGCCATCGTCACGACCGACGGGATCTGGCCGGCCGACCGACTGGCCGACCACGCGGCGGCCGGCGTCCACGCGGTCGACATGGAGACCTCGGCCGTGGCGGCGGTGGCGGGCCGCCACGGCCTGGCCTGGACCGCCTTCCGGGGCATCAGCGACCTCGTGGGCGCGGGCACGGTCGACGAGGCGACCCTGGCGCTCACCCGCCCCGACGGCACCGCCGACGTGCGCGCCGCGCTCCGCCACGCCGCCGGTGCACCGTCCCGCGTCCCCGGGCTCGTGAAGGTGGCGGTCGACACCCGGCGGGCGACCAGGGTGGCCACCGCCGCCGTGGTCGCCGCCGTGGGAGGAGGGTGA
- a CDS encoding cytochrome P450 — protein sequence MDATEAVNPETGEANPYLPWVAADPKPFYDRLRDECPVAAMEGMAGAGVHIVSRYEDVRWALRNPDIFSSDLVALDIGQDRPLIPLQIDPPDHATYRRVIDPTLGPREIGGLDAGIREVIGSIMDRFVYRGTVDAHAEFTVPLPCTVFLEITQLPEADLSRFLTWKDEIIRPGGGTLDAEESAARRRAAGRELYEYFEDVITERTRAPGDDLISRFLTTETDGRTMSREEMLDICYLFVLAGLDTVTSTLDCSLAFLAQHPQHRRRLVEDPSSTPAVVEELLRMETPVMQILRVVAKPVELHGVAMSPGDTVMLMLGSANTDPGEFGGDAGVFDPGRPVNRHLAFGGGPHRCLGSHLARLELSIALEEWHRRIPDYELAAGAELTYSPGIREVVHLPLTFDVAPAAV from the coding sequence ATGGACGCCACCGAAGCCGTGAACCCCGAGACCGGCGAGGCGAACCCCTACCTCCCGTGGGTGGCCGCCGACCCGAAGCCGTTCTACGACCGGCTGCGGGACGAGTGCCCGGTCGCGGCGATGGAGGGCATGGCCGGCGCCGGCGTCCACATCGTCAGCCGCTACGAGGACGTCCGGTGGGCGCTGCGCAACCCCGACATCTTCAGCTCCGACCTGGTCGCCCTCGACATCGGCCAGGACCGGCCGCTGATCCCGCTCCAGATCGATCCGCCCGACCACGCCACGTACCGCCGGGTGATCGATCCGACGCTCGGCCCCCGGGAGATCGGCGGGCTGGATGCCGGGATCCGTGAGGTCATCGGATCGATCATGGACCGGTTCGTCTACCGCGGCACGGTCGACGCGCACGCCGAGTTCACCGTGCCGCTGCCGTGCACCGTGTTCCTCGAGATCACCCAGCTCCCCGAGGCCGACCTGTCCAGGTTCCTGACGTGGAAGGACGAGATCATCCGGCCCGGAGGGGGCACGCTCGACGCCGAGGAGTCGGCCGCCCGTCGCCGCGCCGCCGGCCGGGAGCTGTACGAGTACTTCGAGGACGTGATCACGGAGCGGACCCGGGCGCCGGGGGACGACCTGATCAGCCGGTTCCTCACGACCGAGACCGACGGCCGGACGATGTCCCGCGAGGAGATGCTCGACATCTGCTACCTGTTCGTGCTCGCCGGGCTCGACACCGTCACCTCGACGCTCGACTGCTCGCTCGCCTTCCTCGCGCAGCACCCGCAGCACCGCCGTCGGCTCGTCGAGGACCCGTCGAGCACGCCGGCGGTGGTCGAGGAGCTGCTCCGCATGGAGACGCCGGTCATGCAGATCCTCCGGGTCGTGGCCAAGCCGGTCGAGCTGCACGGCGTCGCCATGTCGCCGGGCGACACGGTGATGCTCATGCTCGGGTCGGCGAACACCGATCCCGGCGAGTTCGGCGGCGACGCCGGGGTGTTCGACCCGGGCCGGCCCGTCAACCGCCACCTGGCCTTCGGCGGCGGGCCGCACCGGTGCCTGGGCTCGCACCTCGCTCGGCTCGAGCTCTCGATCGCGCTCGAGGAGTGGCACCGCCGGATCCCCGACTACGAGCTCGCCGCCGGTGCGGAGCTCACGTACTCGCCGGGCATCCGCGAGGTCGTGCACCTGCCGCTCACCTTCGACGTCGCCCCGGCGGCGGTCTGA
- a CDS encoding ferredoxin has product MQIRLDVDACVGHGRCYAIDPDVFEPDDLGHCVVVRAEVPPDDEERARRAVDACPEGALAVDG; this is encoded by the coding sequence GTGCAGATCCGCCTCGACGTCGATGCGTGCGTCGGCCACGGCCGCTGCTACGCGATCGACCCCGACGTCTTCGAGCCCGACGACCTCGGCCACTGCGTGGTGGTGCGGGCGGAGGTCCCGCCCGACGACGAGGAGCGGGCCCGCCGCGCGGTCGACGCCTGCCCCGAAGGCGCCCTGGCCGTCGACGGCTGA
- a CDS encoding primary-amine oxidase has translation MTGAHPLSLLSPDEVTAAKEVLREAGELPEGAAVAHVVLDEPHKDDVAAWRPGVPVDRRVRVLVVPGPELTMVELVVSVTARSILRREVIEGMRPALLMGESLMCILACKAHPDYVAALARRGIVDLEHVQIDPWPAGAFGYEAERGRRIARCISFVRTDADDNGYARPVEGVVVHVDLGRGEVIEVIDHAERDGVEPVPVATSGARYGRDDVGPLRSDLRPISITQPEGPSFTVEDGLLRWQRWSLRLGWDPYEGLVLHQVTYDDPSGGDVRTRSVLHRASISEMVVPYGDPGEGQGWKNAFDAGEWGLGRMTQPLTLGCDCLGEIRYVDVTMADERCDPWIVPNAICLHEEDVGIGWKHVDLLTGRHEVRRSRRMVISHIATVGNYEYGFFWYLYLDGGIQLEVKLTGIMSTQGVPVGTTNPFATTVAPGVAAPVHQHLFCARLDLDVDGTANRVEEVEAEVLPAGRDNPWANAFRARATVLERECEAQREVSPSTSRSWRVTNVGVRNGLDQPVGYKLVPTMSTPTLLARPESSVARRAGFARHNLWVTPYHPDERRAAGDFPNQHEGGDGLPLWSDADRDLVDTDVVLWYSFGLTHFPRPEDWPVMPVECTGFLLSPCGFFDRNPALDVPPPDHGLPPGEHCSHHGT, from the coding sequence GTGACGGGGGCCCACCCGCTGTCGCTCCTGTCGCCCGACGAGGTGACGGCCGCCAAGGAGGTGCTCCGCGAGGCGGGCGAGCTGCCGGAGGGCGCAGCGGTGGCGCACGTGGTCCTCGACGAGCCGCACAAGGACGACGTGGCGGCCTGGCGGCCCGGCGTCCCCGTCGACCGGCGCGTCCGCGTCCTGGTCGTCCCCGGCCCCGAGCTCACGATGGTCGAGCTGGTCGTGTCGGTGACCGCCCGCAGCATCCTGCGCCGGGAGGTCATCGAGGGGATGCGCCCCGCGCTGCTCATGGGCGAGTCGCTCATGTGCATCCTCGCCTGCAAGGCCCACCCCGACTACGTCGCCGCGCTCGCTCGGCGCGGCATCGTCGACCTGGAGCACGTGCAGATCGACCCCTGGCCCGCCGGCGCCTTCGGGTACGAGGCCGAGCGCGGCCGTCGCATCGCACGGTGCATCTCGTTCGTGCGCACCGATGCGGACGACAACGGCTACGCCCGGCCGGTCGAGGGCGTCGTCGTGCACGTCGACCTCGGCCGCGGCGAGGTCATCGAGGTGATCGACCACGCCGAGCGCGACGGCGTGGAACCGGTGCCCGTGGCCACCTCCGGCGCCCGCTACGGGCGCGACGACGTCGGACCGCTCCGCTCCGACCTGCGCCCGATCTCGATCACGCAGCCCGAGGGGCCGAGCTTCACGGTCGAGGACGGGCTGCTCCGCTGGCAGCGCTGGTCGCTCCGGCTGGGATGGGACCCCTACGAGGGCCTGGTCCTGCACCAGGTCACCTACGACGACCCATCGGGCGGCGACGTGCGGACGCGATCGGTCCTGCACCGTGCGTCGATCTCCGAGATGGTCGTGCCCTACGGCGACCCGGGCGAGGGCCAGGGGTGGAAGAACGCCTTCGACGCAGGCGAGTGGGGTCTCGGCCGCATGACGCAGCCGCTCACGCTCGGGTGCGACTGCCTCGGGGAGATCCGCTACGTCGACGTGACGATGGCGGACGAGCGGTGCGACCCGTGGATCGTGCCGAACGCCATCTGCCTGCACGAGGAGGACGTCGGGATCGGCTGGAAGCACGTCGACCTGCTGACCGGACGCCACGAGGTCCGGCGCAGTCGCCGGATGGTGATCAGCCACATCGCGACGGTCGGGAACTACGAGTACGGCTTCTTCTGGTACCTGTACCTCGACGGCGGGATCCAGCTCGAGGTGAAGCTCACCGGGATCATGTCCACCCAGGGCGTCCCGGTCGGCACGACGAACCCGTTCGCCACGACCGTCGCCCCGGGCGTGGCCGCACCCGTCCACCAGCACCTGTTCTGCGCCCGGCTCGACCTCGACGTCGACGGGACCGCAAACCGCGTCGAGGAGGTCGAGGCCGAGGTGCTCCCGGCCGGTCGCGACAACCCGTGGGCGAACGCGTTCCGGGCCCGGGCCACCGTGCTCGAGCGCGAGTGCGAGGCGCAGCGGGAGGTCTCGCCGTCGACGAGCCGATCGTGGCGCGTGACGAACGTCGGCGTGCGCAACGGCCTCGACCAGCCCGTCGGCTACAAGCTCGTGCCGACCATGTCGACGCCCACGCTGCTGGCCCGACCCGAGTCCTCGGTCGCTCGGCGGGCCGGGTTCGCCCGCCACAACCTCTGGGTGACCCCGTACCACCCGGACGAGCGGCGGGCCGCCGGCGACTTCCCGAACCAGCACGAGGGCGGCGACGGCCTGCCCCTGTGGAGCGACGCGGACCGCGACCTCGTCGACACCGACGTGGTGCTCTGGTACTCGTTCGGCCTCACGCACTTCCCGCGACCCGAGGACTGGCCGGTGATGCCCGTCGAGTGCACGGGGTTCCTGCTGTCGCCGTGCGGCTTCTTCGACCGCAACCCGGCGCTCGACGTCCCGCCGCCGGACCACGGGCTCCCGCCCGGCGAGCACTGCTCCCACCACGGCACGTGA
- a CDS encoding SDR family NAD(P)-dependent oxidoreductase has product MFDPDGARVLVTGASSGLGAALAEGLAERGARLALCARRTDRLDEVLDRVRRHSPGSRAWTVDLADLDGLDAFAAAAVDELGGLDLLVNNAGMPKRRWAWAHRPDEVTAVLRLNVESPIRLTTALLGPLVESAGHVVFVGSVAARLAPPNEAVYAASKAAVTAYAEGLRVDLAIAGAAVGVHVVQPGVLRTELFTTTDDDPSLADVEPLEPSAIVGAVLGALDSGATESFVPDWFADLPAVKAGDVDGFLAGSAEYARQRLEATGRAAPAPPGVAS; this is encoded by the coding sequence ATGTTCGATCCCGACGGCGCACGCGTGCTCGTGACCGGGGCGTCCTCGGGTCTCGGCGCCGCGCTGGCCGAGGGGCTGGCCGAGCGGGGGGCCCGGCTCGCGCTGTGCGCGCGGCGCACCGACCGCCTGGACGAGGTGCTCGACCGCGTCCGTCGCCACTCCCCCGGCAGCCGGGCGTGGACGGTCGACCTGGCCGACCTCGACGGGCTCGACGCGTTCGCGGCCGCGGCGGTCGACGAGCTCGGCGGCCTCGACCTCCTGGTCAACAACGCCGGCATGCCCAAGCGCCGGTGGGCGTGGGCGCACCGCCCCGACGAGGTCACGGCGGTGCTGCGGCTCAACGTCGAGTCGCCGATCCGGCTGACCACCGCCCTGCTCGGGCCCCTCGTCGAGTCGGCCGGCCACGTCGTGTTCGTCGGATCGGTCGCCGCCCGGCTCGCGCCGCCCAACGAGGCGGTCTACGCGGCGTCCAAGGCGGCGGTGACGGCCTACGCCGAGGGGCTGCGCGTGGACCTGGCGATCGCCGGCGCCGCGGTCGGGGTGCACGTCGTGCAGCCGGGCGTCCTGCGGACCGAGCTGTTCACGACGACCGACGACGATCCGTCGCTGGCCGACGTCGAGCCCCTCGAACCCTCCGCCATCGTCGGTGCGGTCCTCGGCGCGCTCGACTCCGGGGCCACCGAGTCCTTCGTCCCCGACTGGTTCGCGGACCTGCCCGCCGTGAAGGCCGGCGACGTCGACGGGTTCCTGGCCGGTTCGGCCGAGTACGCACGGCAGCGGCTCGAGGCGACCGGACGGGCCGCGCCGGCGCCGCCCGGGGTCGCGTCGTGA